The genome window GATCCGGAACGGGGTGTGCGGATCGGCGCCCTCGGGGACGTACCAGGCGATGATCGCGCCGCCGCGCAGCACGTACCGGCCGCCGGACGTGCCGTCCCAGGCGTCCGTCTCCGAGACCTGCCGGAAGCCGGCCTTCTCCAGTCGCTCGGCGGCGCCTGCCACGGCGTGGTACGGCGACGGGCAGGCCGCCAGGAAGGACATGAGGTCGTCGGTGTGGCCGCGGTCGAAGCGCGCACTTGTGCTCATGGGTTCACCTTAACGACGGAGGAGGGCCCGCTCCCGGTGATGGGGAACGGGCCCTCGTAAGGGGTATGTGGAAGTGGTCCTAGAACGCGGCCTCGTCCAGCTCCATGAGGTCCAGGTCCACGCCCTCGGCGATCTTGCGGGCCAGGGTCACGCCCGGCAGGACGTTGGCCGCGAAGAACTTCGCCGCCGCGATCTTGCCCTGGTAGAACGCCTTGTCCTTGGTCGACGCGTTCGGCAGCTTCTCGGCGGCGACCGCGGCGCCCTTCAGCAGCAGGTAGCCGACGACGACGTCACCGGAGGCCATCAGCAGGCGGGTGGTGTTCAGGCCCACCTTGTAGATGTTCTTGACGTCCTGCTCGGTGGCCGCGAGGTCGGTCAGCATCAGGCCGACGACGGCCTCGAGCTCCACGGCCGCCTTGGCGAGGTGGTCGCGGGCCCCGGCCAGCTCCTCGCCGCCCTCGCCCACGGCCAGGAACTTCTTGATCTCCTCGGCGAGGGAGTTCAGCGCGGCGCCCTGGTTGCGGACGATCTTCCGGAAGAAGAAGTCCTGGCCCTGGATCGCGGTGGTGCCCTCGTACAGGGTGTCGATCTTGGCGTCGCGGATGTACTGCTCGATCGGGTACTCCTGCAGGAAGCCGGAGCCGCCGAAGGTCTGCAGCGACTGGGCGAGCTGCTCGTAGCCCTTCTCGGAGCCGTAGCCCTTGACGATCGGCAGGAGCAGGTCGTTCAGCGCGTGCTCCGTCGACGCGTCCTCGCCGTTCGCCTCCTTGACCGCGATCGCGTCCTGGACGGAGGCGGTGTACATCACCAGCGCCCGCATGCCCTCCGCGTACGCCTTCTGCGTCATCAGCGAACGGCGCACGTCCGGGTGGTGGGTGATGGTGACCTTGGGCGCGGTCTTGTCCATGAAGTTCGCCAGGTCCGGACCCTGGACGCGCTCCTTGGCGTACTCCAGCGCGTTCAGGTAGCCGGTGGACAGCGTGGAGATCGCCTTCGTGCCGACCATCATGCGGGCGAACTCGATGATGCGGAACATCTGGCGGATGCCGTCGTGCTTGTCGCCGATCAGCCAGCCCTTGGCGGGGTGCTTGTCGCCGAACGTCATCTCGCAGGTGTTGGAGGCCTTCAGGCCCATCTTGTGCTCGACGTTCGTGGCGTACACGCCGTTGCGCTCGCCCAGCTCGCCGGTCTCCCAGTCGAACAGGTACTTCGGCACGAGGAAGAGGGACAGACCCTTGGTGCCGGGGCCGGCGCCCTCGGGACGGGCGAGGACGTAGTGGAGGATGTTCTCCTCCATGTCGTGCTCACCGGAGGTGATGAAGCGCTTCACGCCTTCGATGTGCCAGGAGCCGTCCTCCTGCTGGATCGCCTTGGTGCGCCCGGCGCCCACGTCCGAGCCGGCGTCCGGCTCGGTGAGCACCATCGTGGAGCCCCAGCGCTTCTCGACGGCTATCTTCGCGATCTCCTTCTGGGCCTCGGTGCCCTCCTCGAAGAGGATGCGCGCGAACGCCGGGCCGGACGAGTACATCCAGATCGCCGGGTTCGAGCCGAGGATCAGCTCCGCGTAGGCCCAGATCAGGGACGGCGGGGCGGTGGTGCCGCCGATCTCCTCGGGCAGGCCGAGGCGCCAGTACTCGGAGTCCATGAAGGCTTCGTAGCTCTTCTTGAAGGACGCCGGCACCGGGGCGGTGTTGGTCTCCGGGTCGAAGACGGGCGGGTTGCGGTCGGCGTCCGCGAAGGACTCCGCCAGCTCGTTCTCCGAAAGGCGGGTGAGCTCCTCGAGGATGCTCTTGGCGGTCTCGGTGTCCATCTCCGCGAACGGGCCGGTGCCGTACAGCTTGTCGCGCCCGAGCACCTCGAAGAGGTTGAACTCGATGTCGCGGAGATTCGACTTGTAGTGCCCCATGGCGACGGCTCCGTAGAGGGATCGGCGAGGCACTGTCTCCTCGCAACTGGTTCATCTACCAACAAGTAGCTCCGATGATGCTACCCGTCGGTAATAAGAAGCAACCCCTCATGGCCCAGATGTGGCCCACTACTCTTTGGGGCATGTACGGCTACCAGAACGCGGGCGCTCAGCAGGGTTACGCCTCGGAGCAGATGCCCGGGCAGCAGATGCCGGGTGGGCAGATGCCCGGCGGCTACGGCCAGCAGCCGCCGCTGTACCCCGAGCCGTCGCCGCCGTCGCTCGCGGACGCCGTCCGCGCCTTCACCACCGGGTCGATGTCCGCGGAGGACTTCCAGCAGATCTTCGCCACGTCCAAGGTGTACTGCCCGCGCGGCGACAACCCCGGCTTCCTGGCGCTGCACAACACCCAGCAGCCGGTGATCCCGATGTTCACCTCGCTCAAGGAACTGCGGCGGTACGCCGGCAAGGAGTCGAAGTACTTCGTGATCACCGGGGCGGAGGTGATCGACCTGCTGCCGACCGGCTACGGCTTCGTCCTGGACATGGAGGGCGAGCACCGGATGGTGTTCGACGCGAAGGCCGTCGAGCAGATGGTCGAGTTCGCCATGCGCCGGATGTATGGCTAGACGCCCTTGCTGCGCGGACGGCCGGGTGCCGTCCTGACCACTCTCGCGCCCCTGGCGGGGCGCACCCCGAGCCCGGAGGGAATGCCCTCCGGGCTTTCTGTGTTTCGGAGTGGCAGAAAGTTCAACGGTCAACTAAACTCGGACCACAAGGAGGTACCGACATGCCTGCAGTGACCGTCGAGAACCCGCTGACCCTTCCCCGTGTGGTCGCGCCCGCCGACGCGGTGGCCCGTCCCGTGCTCGGTGTCACGACCGCGCCCAGCGGCTTCGAGGGCGAGGGCTTCCCGGTCCGTCGCGCCTTCGCCGGGATCCACTACCGCCACCTCGACCCGTTCATCATGATGGACCAGATGGGCGAGGTGGAGTACGCGCCCGGTGAGCCCAAGGGCACCCCCTGGCACCCCCACCGTGGCTTCGAGACCGTGACCTACATCATCGACGGCGTCTTCGACCACCAGGACTCGCACGGCGGTGGCGGCACCATCACCAACGGCGACACCCAGTGGATGACCGCCGGCTCCGGCCTGCTGCACATCGAGGCCCCGCCGGAGTCCCTCGTCGTCTCCGGCGGCCTGTTCCACGGCATCCAGCTGTGGGTCAACCTGCCCGCCAAGGACAAGATGATGGCCCCCCGCTACCAGGACATCCGCGGCGGCCAGGTCCAGCTCCTGACCACCCCCGACGGCGGCGCGCTGATCCGTGTCATCGCCGGTGA of Streptomyces cynarae contains these proteins:
- a CDS encoding acyl-CoA dehydrogenase; translated protein: MGHYKSNLRDIEFNLFEVLGRDKLYGTGPFAEMDTETAKSILEELTRLSENELAESFADADRNPPVFDPETNTAPVPASFKKSYEAFMDSEYWRLGLPEEIGGTTAPPSLIWAYAELILGSNPAIWMYSSGPAFARILFEEGTEAQKEIAKIAVEKRWGSTMVLTEPDAGSDVGAGRTKAIQQEDGSWHIEGVKRFITSGEHDMEENILHYVLARPEGAGPGTKGLSLFLVPKYLFDWETGELGERNGVYATNVEHKMGLKASNTCEMTFGDKHPAKGWLIGDKHDGIRQMFRIIEFARMMVGTKAISTLSTGYLNALEYAKERVQGPDLANFMDKTAPKVTITHHPDVRRSLMTQKAYAEGMRALVMYTASVQDAIAVKEANGEDASTEHALNDLLLPIVKGYGSEKGYEQLAQSLQTFGGSGFLQEYPIEQYIRDAKIDTLYEGTTAIQGQDFFFRKIVRNQGAALNSLAEEIKKFLAVGEGGEELAGARDHLAKAAVELEAVVGLMLTDLAATEQDVKNIYKVGLNTTRLLMASGDVVVGYLLLKGAAVAAEKLPNASTKDKAFYQGKIAAAKFFAANVLPGVTLARKIAEGVDLDLMELDEAAF
- a CDS encoding SseB family protein translates to MYGYQNAGAQQGYASEQMPGQQMPGGQMPGGYGQQPPLYPEPSPPSLADAVRAFTTGSMSAEDFQQIFATSKVYCPRGDNPGFLALHNTQQPVIPMFTSLKELRRYAGKESKYFVITGAEVIDLLPTGYGFVLDMEGEHRMVFDAKAVEQMVEFAMRRMYG
- a CDS encoding pirin family protein; translation: MPAVTVENPLTLPRVVAPADAVARPVLGVTTAPSGFEGEGFPVRRAFAGIHYRHLDPFIMMDQMGEVEYAPGEPKGTPWHPHRGFETVTYIIDGVFDHQDSHGGGGTITNGDTQWMTAGSGLLHIEAPPESLVVSGGLFHGIQLWVNLPAKDKMMAPRYQDIRGGQVQLLTTPDGGALIRVIAGELDGHQGPGITHTPITLIHATVAPGAEVTLPWREDFNGLAYVLAGRGSVGAERRPIRLGQTAVFGAGSSITVRADEKQDSHTPDLEVVLLGGQPIREPMAHYGPFVMNTREELQQAFEDFQKGRLGTVPAVHGMTDSGPQGS